The Mercurialis annua linkage group LG8, ddMerAnnu1.2, whole genome shotgun sequence genome window below encodes:
- the LOC126660789 gene encoding uncharacterized protein LOC126660789: MSQQTRLKPSHDPVKKLKLIHENKDCEIFSLLARFFLVLCLISSISLVLYTGLFPQTHYLHFPPPNISAPPPNSEFANQTGPTNISHILFCIGGSAATWKYRSRYSSLWWRPNETRGFVWLDETPARENAPENTSIPYRISSPEWKKFKFSSSRSAVRIARIIRESFKLREKNVRWYVMGDDDTVYYTHNLVTVLARYDHNQMMYIGGNSESVEQDVMHSYDMAFGGGGFAVSYPLAEKLVSILDGCLDRYYYLYGSDQRIWACITEIGVPLTREAGFHQFDIRGNAYGILAAHPPAPLVSLHHLDYVDSLVPNLNQIDSLKSLNNAYHVDPPRILQHVFFHDYNRKWSISIAWGYTIQLYPKLMPAKDLQTPLRTFKTWRTGSDGPFTFNTRLVKSDPCELPIVFMLETAEEVGSSGSRTIYHRIDPKPEKTCNKTEYAQTMSVQRIVIGALKLDPEWWTKERRRQCCDITNRGSKQSSMQIRIRKCRPWETITIQR; encoded by the exons ATGAGTCAACAGACTCGGTTAAAACCGAGTCACGACCCGGTCAAAAAACTGAAACTAATTCATGAAAACAAAGACTGCGAGATTTTCTCTCTTCTCGCCAGATTTTTTCTCGTCCTCTGTCTCATCTCCTCAATTTCTCTCGTCCTCTACACCGGTCTATTCCCTCAAACTCACTACCTCCATTTCCCGCCGCCGAACATCTCCGCTCCGCCGCCAAACTCCGAGTTCGCCAACCAAACCGGGCCGACAAACATCTCGCACATCCTCTTCTGCATCGGAGGATCCGCCGCCACGTGGAAATACCGGAGCCGCTACAGCTCCCTCTGGTGGCGACCAAACGAAACCAGAGGTTTCGTTTGGCTCGACGAAACGCCGGCGAGAGAAAACGCGCCGGAAAACACGAGCATACCGTATAGAATATCCTCCCCGGagtggaaaaaattcaaattctcCAGCTCAAGATCAGCGGTCAGGATCGCGAGAATTATACGGGAGAGTTTTAAACTGAGGGAAAAAAACGTGCGGTGGTACGTGATGGGAGACGATGATACGGTGTATTACACACACAACTTAGTTACGGTGTTGGCGAGATATGATCATAATCAGATGATGTACATTGGAGGAAACTCTGAGAGCGTTGAACAGGACGTGATGCACTCGTACGACATGGCGTTTGGTGGCGGTGGATTTGCTGTCAGTTATCCATTGGCTGAGAAATTAGTCAGCATATTGGACGGTTGTCTTGATCGGTATTATTATTTGTACGGCTCTGATCAGCGGATTTGGGCGTGTATTACGGAGATTGGTGTGCCGCTTACCAGAGAAGCTGGCTTCCATCAG TTTGATATCAGAGGAAATGCTTATGGAATCCTAGCAGCACATCCACCAGCACCACTTGTATCACTTCATCACCTTGATTATGTGGATTCATTAGTCCCAAACCTAAACCAAATAGACTCACTCAAATCTCTCAACAATGCATACCATGTCGACCCGCCGCGGATTCTTCAACATGTCTTCTTCCATGACTATAACCGCAAATGGTCGATATCGATAGCATGGGGCTACACCATTCAGCTATACCCTAAACTAATGCCGGCTAAGGACTTGCAAACGCCGCTGCGGACATTTAAAACTTGGAGGACAGGCAGTGACGGACCCTTCACATTTAATACGAGATTGGTGAAGTCTGATCCTTGTGAACTTCCTATTGTTTTTATGTTGGAGACTGCTGAGGAAGTCGGTTCTAGCGGATCTCGAACTATCTACCATCGGATTGACCCCAAGCCGGAGAAGACGTGCAATAAAACAGAGTATGCGCAAACAATGTCGGTGCAGAGAATTGTTATAGGAGCTTTGAAATTAGACCCAGAGTGGTGGACTAAG GAAAGAAGAAGACAATGCTGTGATATTACTAATAGAGGAAGCAAACAGAGCAGTATGCAGATTAGAATTAGAAAATGCAGGCCCTGGGAAACTATTACCATTCAGAGGTAG
- the LOC126660790 gene encoding thylakoid lumenal 15 kDa protein 1, chloroplastic isoform X2 produces MALFNVSLCTKTPQKPPLSFPSTNPQFSNPNFHSLKSQAEDLAKTSLIAVISASVFLIDPAFAFRGGGPYGAGVTRGQDLTGKDFSGQILIKQDFKTSILRQANFKGAKLLGASFFDADLTGADLSDADLRGADFSLANVTKVNLSNANLEGALATGNTSFRGSIITGAVINSMSDQISQMCPCGMTKRNTFVKLQMG; encoded by the exons ATGGCACTTTTCAACGTATCATTATGCACCAAAACCCCTCAAAAACCTCCTCTCTCATTTCCCTCCACAAATCCCCAATTCTCAAACCCTAATTTTCATTCTCTCAAATCCCAA GCTGAAGATCTGGCTAAAACGAGCTTAATTGCTGTTATTTCTGCTTCTGTATTCTTGATTGATCCCGCATTTGCATTTAGG GGAGGTGGTCCGTACGGTGCTGGAGTAACAAGGGGTCAAGATCTTACTGGAAAAGATTTCAGTGGCCAGATTTTAATCAAACAAGATTTTAAGACT TCTATACTTCGTCAAGCCAATTTCAAAGGAGCAAAATTGTTGGGAGCTAGTTTCTTTGATGCTGATTTAACAG GAGCTGATCTTTCAGATGCTGACCTTCGAGGTGCAGATTTCTCATTAGCAAATGTAACAAAG GTCAATTTGAGCAATGCTAACTTGGAAGGTGCACTAGCTACTGGAAATACATCTTTCAGAGGTTCAATTATAACTGGGGCAG TTATTAACAGTATGTCTGATCAGATTTCACAGATGTGCCCTTGCGGGATGACCAAAAGGAATACCTTTGTAAAGTTGCAGATGG GGTGA
- the LOC126660790 gene encoding thylakoid lumenal 15 kDa protein 1, chloroplastic isoform X1, producing the protein MALFNVSLCTKTPQKPPLSFPSTNPQFSNPNFHSLKSQAEDLAKTSLIAVISASVFLIDPAFAFRGGGPYGAGVTRGQDLTGKDFSGQILIKQDFKTSILRQANFKGAKLLGASFFDADLTGADLSDADLRGADFSLANVTKVNLSNANLEGALATGNTSFRGSIITGADFTDVPLRDDQKEYLCKVADGVNPTTGNATRETLFCN; encoded by the exons ATGGCACTTTTCAACGTATCATTATGCACCAAAACCCCTCAAAAACCTCCTCTCTCATTTCCCTCCACAAATCCCCAATTCTCAAACCCTAATTTTCATTCTCTCAAATCCCAA GCTGAAGATCTGGCTAAAACGAGCTTAATTGCTGTTATTTCTGCTTCTGTATTCTTGATTGATCCCGCATTTGCATTTAGG GGAGGTGGTCCGTACGGTGCTGGAGTAACAAGGGGTCAAGATCTTACTGGAAAAGATTTCAGTGGCCAGATTTTAATCAAACAAGATTTTAAGACT TCTATACTTCGTCAAGCCAATTTCAAAGGAGCAAAATTGTTGGGAGCTAGTTTCTTTGATGCTGATTTAACAG GAGCTGATCTTTCAGATGCTGACCTTCGAGGTGCAGATTTCTCATTAGCAAATGTAACAAAG GTCAATTTGAGCAATGCTAACTTGGAAGGTGCACTAGCTACTGGAAATACATCTTTCAGAGGTTCAATTATAACTGGGGCAG ATTTCACAGATGTGCCCTTGCGGGATGACCAAAAGGAATACCTTTGTAAAGTTGCAGATGG GGTGAATCCAACGACCGGAAACGCTACCCGCGAGACACTGTTTTGCAACTAG
- the LOC126659705 gene encoding AT-hook motif nuclear-localized protein 15-like translates to MANRWWTGNVAMRGVDSITSSSSLHLREQNFADGNISSPKTTTATTASATAITTPTPNQIQIRNQDEQDQDSRDNNQESDDQNLAVETVEPGSGGSSRRPRGRPPGSKNKPKPPVVVTKESPNTLRSHVLEINSGADIVESISAFAQRRHRGVSILSGSGIVNNVTLRQPAAPGGVITLHGRFEILSLSGSFLPAPSPPGATALTVYLAGGQGQVVGGTVMGQLMSAGPVMVIAATFSNATFERLPVEEQEQLQEGVQQVTSGTNNSNAGDGGGGGGGVSSGGDGNTTGSQSSQAMAEHGSVPVYNLPPNLLPNGQMPHDVFWGPPPRPPPSF, encoded by the coding sequence ATGGCAAATCGGTGGTGGACTGGAAATGTTGCCATGAGAGGGGTTGATTCGATAACTTCATCTTCATCACTTCATTTAAGAGAGCAAAATTTTGCCGACGGGAACATAAGTAGCCCTAAaaccaccaccgccaccaccgCCTCCGCCACTGCCATCACTACACCTACTCCAAACCAAATTCAAATCCGAAACCAAGATGAACAAGATCAAGATAGCAGAGATAATAATCAAGAATCAGATGATCAGAATTTAGCTGTTGAAACGGTGGAACCAGGTAGCGGTGGATCATCTCGCCGCCCTAGAGGTAGACCTCCTGGTTCAAAAAATAAACCTAAACCACCCGTAGTTGTCACTAAAGAAAGCCCCAACACTCTTCGCAGCCATGTACTCGAAATCAACTCCGGAGCTGACATAGTAGAAAGTATTTCCGCTTTTGCTCAGCGCCGCCACCGCGGCGTTTCAATTTTAAGCGGAAGCGGGATAGTGAATAATGTTACTCTCAGGCAACCGGCAGCACCCGGCGGAGTAATCACGCTTCATGGAAGATTCGAGATTTTATCACTCTCGGGTTCATTTCTTCCCGCGCCGTCGCCTCCGGGAGCCACAGCATTGACGGTGTATTTGGCCGGTGGACAGGGTCAGGTGGTCGGAGGTACAGTGATGGGTCAGCTGATGTCGGCGGGACCAGTAATGGTAATAGCGGCGACATTTAGTAACGCTACATTTGAGAGATTACCGGTAGAGGAACAAGAGCAGTTGCAGGAAGGTGTGCAGCAAGTGACTTCAGGGACTAATAACAGCAACGCTGGTGATGGCGGCGGAGGAGGTGGCGGTGTCAGTAGCGGCGGTGATGGTAATACGACGGGGTCTCAGTCCTCTCAGGCTATGGCGGAGCATGGCTCGGTTCCGGTCTATAATTTGCCTCCTAATTTGCTACCCAATGGGCAAATGCCACATGATGTGTTCTGGGGCCCACCTCCTCGTCCACCGCCCTCTTTCTGA